In the genome of Microcoleus vaginatus PCC 9802, the window ACAAAGCCAAGCAAGCCGTGCGCTTGGAGACCGATCGACCCACCGCCCTGCGACAAGTGATCGTAGCTTGCCGCAAAGGTGGCACAGTCTCAATTCCCGGCGTTTACGGCGGCTTCGTAGACAAAGTGCCCTTAGGTGCAGCTTTCAACAAAGGCTTGACCCTGAAAATGGGACAGACGCACGTTCACCGCTATTTGCGGCCTTTGCTCGATCGCGTTCAAAAAGGCGAAATTGACCCGTCATTCGTAATTACGCACCGAATGAAGTTGGATGAAGCGCCCCACGCCTACGAGATTTTCCTCAACAAAAAAGACAACTGTATCAAAGTTGTCCTCAAACCCTAATTCGCATTCAATTGACAAGGAGAAACTATGCTTTTACAAGAAAAAGAATCAGGCGACTTGATAGAAATCCTTGATGTAGAGGCTTTACTCAGCCCTGCAAAAAATGAAGTGCCGGGAAAAAATCAAGCTGGTCAAGAAGAGCAAGAGACAGCAACTTTTCCCAAGAGTAATTTAGTGTTTCCTTCCGGTGAAGCTCTACCGCGCTGTTGGACTGAGGAAAATTATCAAACTCATTGATTCAACTGATTCTCCCCATCCCGCTTAACAAGGGGGGGACTCGAAGCTAGGGGGATGGACACAGCACATAAGTGTCCGCTAAACCCGAAAAACCGCTCTCCGATATGGGTTAAAACCCCTGCAGGAGAGGGGTTTTGACTTGTTTTTGGACAGAGGACACGGCGCCGTGTTTCGATAAATATAATGTACGATCGACCAAATTTAATATGGTCTTTAGTTCGCGGGCGCGAGAAACCGCATTAAACCAAAGTGATAGAAATAACCGGATTTGATTTAATTTCTTTATGACTAAAAGCTGATTCCCTGCCTCACTAGCAGCGTTACAAATAAGGAAAGTCAATCAAAAACCTCTGGTAGGAATTCTCCATGTTTTACCATAAGAAGCCACTACAGTATTACAAAAGACCAGAAAAGCCAGATGCCGTTTACGCCAAGCAAATACAAGAACTAATTGGCGGTACATTTGGCGAAATGACCGTGATGATGCAGTACCTATTTCAAGGTTGGAACTGCCGAGGTCCAGCGAAATATCGAGATATGTTGCTTGATGTCGGTACAGAAGAAATCGGGCATATCGAGATGTTAGCAACTATGATTGCTCACTTGTTAGATAAAGCTCCTGTATCTATGCAAGAAGAAGGTTTCAAAGATGCTGTGGTGGGTGCTGTGATGGGTGGAAGCAGCCCGCGAGATACGATCATCGGCAGCATGAATCCGCAGCACGCAATTGTATCGGGTTTGGGCGCACTTCCTAGCGACAGCGTAGGGTATCCCTGGAACGGCCGTTATATCGTTGCTAGCGGCAATCTTTTAGCAGATTTTCGCTCGAATTTGCACGCCGAATCGCAAGGAAGATTGCAGGCTGTGCGGCTGTATGAAATGTCAGACGATGCGGGCGTGAAAGACACCCTGAGTTTTATGATCGCCCGCGACACGATGCACCAAAATTTGTGGCTGGCGGCGATCGAAGATTTAGAAAGTTCGGGAATGGAAACAACCCCCGTTCCGAGTTCCTTCCCGCAAGAGTTGGAAAAGTCAGAATTTGCTTATCAGTTTTGGAATCATTCTGAAGGTACCGAAAGTAGCGAGGGACGTTGGGCGAAAGGCAAATCAATGGACGGCAAAGGCGAGTTTGAATATGTAGCCAATCCCCAACCGTTAGGGCCAGAACCAGTACCGCCGCCGCCCGAACCAAAATTGCACGGCACCGGCATGAAATAGGCAATCAAAAAGTTAATAGTAAGCTTGCCAGTCCCCGATTGACTAATTAACTAATTAAGGACTAAAGTGCTTACTCATAACCTAACAAAAACTAAAGTTCTTACTACTAACCAAAGGTTAGTGGTAAGAACTTTACTCGCTAATTTGCTTATTAATTAGTTAAGGACTTCAGTCCTTACTACAAACCAGGTTTTGACAAGAAGTCTAATAACTAACCACAAATAAGTTATGCAATTGCAAGCAGTAATTCTCGATATTGACGGTACTCTGACGCTCAGCAATGACGCCCACGCTCAAGCTTGGGTAGAGGCATTTGCCGCTTACGGCTACGACGTGCCGTTTGAGAAAGTGCGCCCGCTAATTGGTATGGGAGGCGACAAAGTTATACCGAAAATGGTATCAGAACTTTCCGACGAAGAAGGCGACGGCAAAAAGATTGCACAGCGGCGTAAAGAACTGATTATTAACCGCTTTTCTCCTGAGCTTTCTCCAACCCCCGGTTCGCGGGATTTGCTGTTAAAAATGCAGAAAGAAGGATTGCGGCTAATTATTGCTACTTCAGCTACCACCGAAGAACTTTCCGGTTTGCTGAAAGCTGCACAAGTTGACGATTTATTGGATCAAGGGCAAGCGGCGACATCGAGTGATGCAGAAGCTTCTAAACCGGAACCGGATATTGTGGAAGCTGCTTTGAGCAAATTGAAGCTGGAAGCGAGCCAGGTTGTGATGTTAGCTGATACTCCTTACGATATCGAAGCGGCGGGCAAGTGCGGGGTGCCAGTAATTGCTTTTCGGTGCGGAGATTTCGATGATGCTTCCCTGGCAAATGCTGCGGAAATTTACGATCACCCTGCAGATTTGTTGGCGCATTATGACGATTCTCTTTTAGGGAAAAAGGAATTGGTAGCGCGTTGAAGAAATAAGAGCGATCGCGGGTGGATTGGCACTATTAAGCGCGATCGCTCACAATCCACTCGACTTGATGTGCTTCTGTGATATCTGGAATATCCAGTCGCGCAGCTAACTTGCGAATGACTGCTTGCGGTACTGTTACTGTGCGCGATCGATTCCGCTGCAATATTTCTTCTAGAGACCCTTCTAGATAAACAATGCGAACTCGCGCTTGATAAGCAGCAAAAAAATCAATTAATTGCTGCCGCATTTGTTTAGTTGTATTCGTGGCGTTCCACACAAAAGAACGCCCCTCATTCATGTATTCGCGCGCTCTTTTTTTGGCTGCTGTCACCACATTTCCCGGGGTTTCGTCTGGAGGGACATTCATCTCTTTTCGCAGTGCATCCAGCGAGATTACTGGCAAATGTGGGAGATTTTTCTGAATCCAATAATCTTTACCGCTTGCCGGCAAGCCAGACATCAAGATTACTTCGCATCGAGTATCGTCAAATGCTTCGTAATCGGGATTTCCGTTCTCTTTGCGGAAGTAGATAAATCGGCTGTGTGCTGATGGAAACAGTCGGGGAGAATCCAAACAATTATTTTCTTGACAAAACTCGCGAAATAGTTCTATTTTATCGAGCAATTCTTGTCTGTCGCTACACTGTCGGCCGCGCACGTCTGCTTCGGCTAAAAGTGCGAGAAAATCGCAGCGGACAACTTGACTAACTTTAATTACAGACTGCTGCGGGTTGGGTTTGTCGATTAGCCAGATGGGTAAACTGCCGAATTTGACGATCGCCACAACTGTTTCGCGAATCTCAAACTGCACGGGCGGCTCGAATTGAGATAAAATTTGTCTGACCATTCTCGCACCTTGGCGGGCGTGACCTTTTGAGCTAATTCTCCCGTCTGCTTCTATTTTTGTAAAGGCTGGTTTGGCGACATCGTGCAGCAAAGCGGCCGCAAAAAGTATCGATCGTTCTTCTTCGTGAAGTTGCCGCCAATTTGGGGAAGATATTAAGGCTTCGCAGACCCTTCTGGTGTGAATTAAAACGTCTCCTTCGGCGTGATAAATCGGGTCTTGCTGACATCCTTTTAAGTTTTGAATCCAATCGAAATGATTTTGAATGCTGTCCCAATCCAGAAACCAATCGGGCGGTTCGGGACAAAAGGGAAAAGTCCAAGTTGGCAAGGGCGATAACAGTGTATTCATAAATTCACCTGCTGGTTAATTAAATTTAAATAAATCGGTACCCGGACGCAGAATATTGGGTATGATTGGGCGATTTAGCCAATGTCCTTCGGCATTCTTAATAGCTGTCAAAAAACTGGCACGCACGTATTTATAACGCGCTTTTACTATGCCATATTCTTCGACTTTAATGTACAAACCTTCCATAATCTCGCTCTTGTCAGTCTCTTTCAAACACCGTTCTTCATCTAACCCCAATTCCCCGCAGTACAAACGCAAGCGTTCCAAATGTCCGGGTTGAATAAAATTAGACTTTTCCATAAACTGCATCATTTGCTTGGGAGATTTTAAAACTCCAGAAAACACCACGGGAACGGACACTAACGGCAGTCCATTTAACAACTTGCGGCGGGATTCTGTACTCAAAAAGTGATTTGTTTCTAAGTCCAGCACGTCGTATTCCATAAAATAGTGCGGCAAAAAATCATAAAAAACAGTGTGTTTGGCATAAAGCCATTCGCCGTAAAGAATGTAGCGATTTCCCAGCACTTCTCCCAGGGCTCCGCTGAGACTGAAAGCCCACTGTTTGAATAAGTTAAAATGTTTTTCTCTGGGCCCACCGGTGAGATAGTGGCCGCGACTTTGCAGCAGCATTTGTCCATCTGGTGCAAAGCAGATGCCTGTATTAGCGCCGTCTACCTTTTCTTCAATCACTGTCGGGCGATCGTTCAGGGCGCTAAATGGCACGCTGTCGAGGTCTTCATCACCCGGTTGGAAACGCGAACCTTCGATGTGATAAGTTCTAGGATATTTAACAATTTTGAGCATCAGCCCATCCATTTTAGATTTGAGATTTCAGAGGCAACCCCATCCATTTTAGATTGTAATTTTAGATTTTAGACTTTAGAGGCGACCGAATCTATTTAACCATTATAATGGAATGAGCACAAAGGAGCCTGTAAGTTGAAAAATCAAAGTTTCCAGAGCATATCATCAGCAATCGCTGGGATTCTATTAGTAGGCGCGCTACTCCTCGGATTAAACTCTTTTGTCGTCATCAATCCAGGCGAAGCAGGTGTTGTCAGCGTTTTAGGAAAAGCCACAGATGGAGCATTGTTAGAGGGGTTTCACCTCAGACCCCCGCTAATATCCAAGGTAGATGTGTACGATGTAACCGTGCAAAAATTTGAAGTTCCCGCCCAAAGTGCTACTAAAGACCTTCAGGATTTAAATGCCAGTTTTGCGATCAACTTTCGCCTCGATCCTGAGAAAATAGTGGAGATCAGAAGGACTCAAGGAACTTTGGAGAATATAGTCTCAAAAATTATTGGTCCTCAGACGCAAGAAGCATTTAAAACAGCGGCTGCACTGAGAACCGCCGAACAATCTATTACTCAAAGAAGTGAACTGAAGCGAGACTTTGATACTGCGCTGAAGGAGAGGCTATCAAAGTATGATGTAATCGTGCTCGATACGAGCGTGGTTAACATTCGATTCTCCACAGATTTTGCGAAAGCGGTTGAGGAGAAACAGGTTGCTGAACAGCGGGCGCAAAGAGCTGTTTATGTGGCTCAGGAAGCAGAACAACAGGCTCAAGCTGATATTAACCGCGCTCAAGGTAGGGCTGAAGCTCAAAGGCTGTTGGCGGAAACTTTGAAGGCTCAGGGCGGCGATTTAGTTTTGCAAAAAGAGGCGATCGAAGCTTGGAGAAGTGGCGGCGCTCAGATGCCAAAAGTGCTGGTGATGGGCAGCGGTTCGAGTCGGGTTCCTTTCATTTTTAATATGAGCGATATTCAGGAAGAACCCGAGCACCCGCAAGTGACCAACAATTAAAATATGACTGAGGGTAACCAACCCGGTGTCTGGGAAAATATTGGCTTTGCTAACCACAAATCTCGGAATAAACCGGGTTTCCTGAGAAGGCACACATAAGTCCTATGAGAGTTGCCGCAATATGCTACACTTCTGAAAGCCACAATATAACGACAGTTTGAAACCTGTCGTTATAAAAGCGAAGTCCGCAATTAACACGCAGGCAACACACTCATTTTAGGAAGCAAGGAAAAATCATGACCCGCGCTATTATGGAAACCGACAAAGGCACAATCAATTTGGAATTGTTCGATGCGGATGCGCCTAACACAGTGAAGAATTTTGTTGACTTGGCGGAAAAAGGTTTTTACGATGGATTGGCCTTTCACCGAGTCATTCCTAACTTTATGATTCAAGGTGGCTGTCCCAAAGGCAATGGAACGGGCGGGCCGGGCTACAAAATCAAGTGCGAAATCAACTCCAAAAAACATTTGGCAGGCACTTTATCGATGGCTCACGCAGGCCGGGATACGGGTGGCAGCCAATTCTTTATTTGCCATTCTCCCCAGTCTCATTTAGATGGAGTTCACACAACTTTTGGCCAAACTGAGGATATGTCTGTCGTCAATGCTATCCGCCAAGGTGACAAGATTATCTCGCTGAAAATTGAGCATTAATTTTCAGTAATTTAGTGGCGTTTGTAGTAAGGACGAAGAGTCCTTATTGCAAACAAAACTTGTGAAAGTTAAGAGTTTTAAAATCTACAATTTATGACTGTTATCAATGATTCGGCTGTGGTGGCTGAGTTAACTGAACTATATTTAAAATACGAAAAAGCTCTTTGTACGAACGATATTGAAACTCTCGATAACTTGTTCTGGGATGCGCCGGAAGTCGTGCGGTTTGGGGTGACGGAGAACCTGTACGGGAGCGATGAGGTGAGGGCTTTTCGCAAAGGGCGATCGCCTGTAAATGTCGATCGAGAAATGTTCAATCTCAAAGTCGTGACTTTCGATGCAGACACGGCGGCTGTGACGCTGGAATTTCGCCGTGCTTACGATGGAGTGGTGCGGCTGGGGCGGCAGAGTCAGATGTGGCGCAAGTTTCCTCAAGGCTGGAAGATTGTTTCCGCTCACGTTTCTTTTTTGCCGCTGTAGATGTTATGTCATTTCCGTTGAATTTCCCGTAATGAAATTCTGTCGATCGGGCTGGGCGGGTTTATAGATATTATGGATGTGAATTACAGATTGTTTGTGAAACCCGCCCCTACAAGTATTGTGGTTAATTTACCTAACAGGATATTAAAGCTAAGAAAACAATATATTCAAATGTAAAATGAGTATTTTAATTTGATTATTGTTGAGTTCTTTAATTCGGCCTATATTTTTTTTACTTTACTATTAGTACCTCTTTTTTTTACCATATCCCCTTCCCTAATACAGTTCATACTTGAGCAAAGTACACGGAATCGATCCATTAAAAACCGGAATTCGTCGCGATGTCCTGAGTCCAACCTTTTTACCCAACTCCTTATTTCCTGTCAAAATAAACGCATTCCAACCTTTAAAACGATGCTTAAAAATATCCCCCAACATCTTGTATAAATCTCCCAATTCGCTAGCATCTCCCAGGCGCTCTCCGTAGGGAGGATTGCAAATCAAAACGCCTCTGTCTGCGGGGGCTTCCAACTGAGATAATTCGGTTTGAGCAAACTGAATCTTACCGGAAATACCAGCTTGCTGCGCGTTCGTGCGAGCTTGAGTTAACATATCGGAATCGCGATCGCACCCTGCAATCACCTCTTTAAGCTCCGGTAACTCACTATTTTCAGCTTCGGCCCACAATTTATCCCACAAAGGTTCGTCAAAATCCCGCCAAGTCATAAATCCAAAATTTTCTCGAAACAATCCCGGTGCAATATTCAAGGCCTTTAAAGTCGCTTCCAAAGGCAAAGTTCCAGAACCGCACATCGGGTCTAAAAACGGCAAATCTGGCGTCCATTCTGCCATTTCCAACAAAGCCGCAGCTAGGGTTTCTTTGAGGGGAGCAAGTCCCATCGCCGGTCGATATCCCCGGCGGTGCAAACTACCGCCAGAACTGTCTAAACTTAAAATAGCTCTATCTTGATGAATGTGAATGTTAATTAGCAAATCGGGATGCTCTACATCGACATTAGAACGCTTGTTAAATTGAAGGCGCTGTTGGTCGGCGATCGCATTTTTGACCTGCAAAGCTGTAAAGTGAGTGTGGTTCAAATTTTCGTTGCCACCGGTGCAGTTTACTGCTAAAGTATTTTCGGGATCTAAGTATTCGTCCCAAGGGATTTTTTGCACTTCGCGGTAGAGCATATCCGAGTTGTAACACCGGAATTCGGCGATCGGCATTAGCACTCGAAAAATTGTTCTCGACCACAGATTGACGCGGTACAATAAAGCACGATCGCCCGCAAAGTAAACCCCTGTAAAATCAGGCTTGACATCCTGGGCCCCTAAACGTTCTAATTCTTGGGCGGCAATAGTTTCTAAACCGCGCGCAACTGTAGCAAAATATTGATTCATTGATAATTGATAATTGGTAATTGCTTTTTCTCGATCACTCTAAATTAGATAGTAGCTGGTTTAAATCCTAACTCTCACAAACAATACTCTACCTTAAGCTAGATGCCTCGGTAAAAAAAATACTAATTTTCCGAACAGCTTTGTCAACAGGCGATCCCCCCAACCCGCACCCAATCTACCTTTCCCTACACAAAAACTCACGCCCAGAGGGTGCGCCTCCGCGCACCTCACCGCTGCAACTCACAAACTGTCAGTAATACTGGTGAAATTAAAAGCTTTCACGCGCACTCCGGGCACGACACTACCGCCATAACGCTTCACCGCACTAACTGCATCCACATCGCGCAACATATCAGGTAAAACTTGATTGAAACGCAGGTTTTTAATCGGGTAAGCAATTTTGCCATCCTCAATCCAAAAAGTACCGTCGCGAGTCATTCCCGTTACTTCCAATGTTTTCGGATTAACGTAGCGCACGTACCAAGCTCGACTGACGAAAATTCCGCGCTCGGTTTGAGCAATTAAATCTGCTAAACTTTGGTCGGAACCTGTCATTACGATCGGGTAATAAGCACCTTTTGCCTCTTTGCCTTTTTGTGCGGCCCAGTAGCGGGAATAAGACAAACTTTGAGGGACGCCATCTTTGATGATTTCCAAATAGTTATTGCTCAATCCGTCGCCGAAAAAAGTATTCGATCGCAACAAAGGATGAGCCGGATCGCGCTGCACTTGCACTAACGGGCTGAAAAGTTGTTCCCCCGCGCGGTTTCCCGCTGGTTTTCCCTCTGCATCGGCGATCGACATAAACGATCGCCCCTCATCCGCCGCCCTCGCATCCAGCCCCCAAATCACCCACGGTAGCAAGCCTGCAAAAGCAGCGCCCTCAAGGATTACCGGATAAACGCCCGGAGTGATGGGGCGCGGGTTGCGGGATGCGATCGCCCGATCGAGCACTTGTTCTGCTAATTCGGCGATCGGCAATTCGTTGATACTCCAAGCAGTGCTCTGAGCCCAACTAGAACCGTCTTCAACGCGAGCAGTAAAGCTGAAATCCGCCTTTGTAGACTGGTTGCAGGCGTGGAGTCCGGTTGACGAGGCGATCGCGTACAGCGACGCCTCAGTGCTCAAAGTGCCCGAACCATGAGCGCCCCCCTGGGAGGATCTCGCGCAAGCTTGCTGCACCAATTCGGCCCGCGCTAGAGGCGATACAGTTGCGGTTGCTGCGTCGAAGGCGGGCGATCGCAAATCGTAGGTTTGAGGCGGCAGCAGCGGCATCCATTCGGGGTCTGCCGGCGCAATTCTGGCCAATTCTTCCGATCGCTTGACTGCGGAGGCGATCGCATCTTCATCAAATTCTGTAACAGCAGCAGAGGCGCTTTTGTTGCCAAAATAGCTAGTAATGCTCAGGCTAAATACAGTTTTGCTAATATTTTGGCTGATTTGATTTTCCGAGAAGCGGGAAAGAGATTCCTCGCCAGTAGAGAGACTGACAAACACTTCCTCTGCTTTGGATAGTTTGACTGCTTTTTCTACTACAGATAAGGCTTGGTCTTCACTTAAAAGTGCGGGCGATGTTGTTACAATCATGATTGGTAATTAGGCATTGCGAATTGGGCATTGCGAATTGGGCATTGCGAATTGGGCATTGCAAATGGGGCATTGTTAGCAATTAACTAATAACTAAGAACCGATCCCCCATGTCCCATGTCCTATTACCCAATTTGAATATTCCTCACTCGCACTGGTACACAAGCGTGAGTCATCTGAGCAACCTGCATCGGCTCGCCCTTGCCACATATATTCGTACCGCACTGAACCAGCTCCGAAGCCGGCCCGATCGCATCTATTTGATTCCAGAAATCAGTAGTCATCGCCTGATAAGTTACATCCTTCAACATACCGACAACTTTACCTTTTTCCACCTTCCAAAAAGCATCGCCGCCGAATTGAAAATTGCGCCGCTGCTGGTCTATGGAATAACTACCCATACCGTCGATTAAAATCCCGTCTTCCGTATCCGCAATCATCTCTGCCAAAGTAGCAGTATGGCTGCCGCCATCCGGGCCCGGCTCCAATCCCAAATTGGGAATTCTCACCATC includes:
- a CDS encoding HD domain-containing protein, which produces MNTLLSPLPTWTFPFCPEPPDWFLDWDSIQNHFDWIQNLKGCQQDPIYHAEGDVLIHTRRVCEALISSPNWRQLHEEERSILFAAALLHDVAKPAFTKIEADGRISSKGHARQGARMVRQILSQFEPPVQFEIRETVVAIVKFGSLPIWLIDKPNPQQSVIKVSQVVRCDFLALLAEADVRGRQCSDRQELLDKIELFREFCQENNCLDSPRLFPSAHSRFIYFRKENGNPDYEAFDDTRCEVILMSGLPASGKDYWIQKNLPHLPVISLDALRKEMNVPPDETPGNVVTAAKKRAREYMNEGRSFVWNATNTTKQMRQQLIDFFAAYQARVRIVYLEGSLEEILQRNRSRTVTVPQAVIRKLAARLDIPDITEAHQVEWIVSDRA
- a CDS encoding prohibitin family protein codes for the protein MKNQSFQSISSAIAGILLVGALLLGLNSFVVINPGEAGVVSVLGKATDGALLEGFHLRPPLISKVDVYDVTVQKFEVPAQSATKDLQDLNASFAINFRLDPEKIVEIRRTQGTLENIVSKIIGPQTQEAFKTAAALRTAEQSITQRSELKRDFDTALKERLSKYDVIVLDTSVVNIRFSTDFAKAVEEKQVAEQRAQRAVYVAQEAEQQAQADINRAQGRAEAQRLLAETLKAQGGDLVLQKEAIEAWRSGGAQMPKVLVMGSGSSRVPFIFNMSDIQEEPEHPQVTNN
- the hpxZ gene encoding oxalurate catabolism protein HpxZ, producing MTVINDSAVVAELTELYLKYEKALCTNDIETLDNLFWDAPEVVRFGVTENLYGSDEVRAFRKGRSPVNVDREMFNLKVVTFDADTAAVTLEFRRAYDGVVRLGRQSQMWRKFPQGWKIVSAHVSFLPL
- a CDS encoding RNA methyltransferase, with translation MNQYFATVARGLETIAAQELERLGAQDVKPDFTGVYFAGDRALLYRVNLWSRTIFRVLMPIAEFRCYNSDMLYREVQKIPWDEYLDPENTLAVNCTGGNENLNHTHFTALQVKNAIADQQRLQFNKRSNVDVEHPDLLINIHIHQDRAILSLDSSGGSLHRRGYRPAMGLAPLKETLAAALLEMAEWTPDLPFLDPMCGSGTLPLEATLKALNIAPGLFRENFGFMTWRDFDEPLWDKLWAEAENSELPELKEVIAGCDRDSDMLTQARTNAQQAGISGKIQFAQTELSQLEAPADRGVLICNPPYGERLGDASELGDLYKMLGDIFKHRFKGWNAFILTGNKELGKKVGLRTSRRIPVFNGSIPCTLLKYELY
- a CDS encoding DNA ligase, which encodes MMLKIVKYPRTYHIEGSRFQPGDEDLDSVPFSALNDRPTVIEEKVDGANTGICFAPDGQMLLQSRGHYLTGGPREKHFNLFKQWAFSLSGALGEVLGNRYILYGEWLYAKHTVFYDFLPHYFMEYDVLDLETNHFLSTESRRKLLNGLPLVSVPVVFSGVLKSPKQMMQFMEKSNFIQPGHLERLRLYCGELGLDEERCLKETDKSEIMEGLYIKVEEYGIVKARYKYVRASFLTAIKNAEGHWLNRPIIPNILRPGTDLFKFN
- a CDS encoding acetyltransferase, with protein sequence MLLQEKESGDLIEILDVEALLSPAKNEVPGKNQAGQEEQETATFPKSNLVFPSGEALPRCWTEENYQTH
- a CDS encoding HAD family hydrolase — encoded protein: MQLQAVILDIDGTLTLSNDAHAQAWVEAFAAYGYDVPFEKVRPLIGMGGDKVIPKMVSELSDEEGDGKKIAQRRKELIINRFSPELSPTPGSRDLLLKMQKEGLRLIIATSATTEELSGLLKAAQVDDLLDQGQAATSSDAEASKPEPDIVEAALSKLKLEASQVVMLADTPYDIEAAGKCGVPVIAFRCGDFDDASLANAAEIYDHPADLLAHYDDSLLGKKELVAR
- a CDS encoding manganese catalase family protein, which produces MFYHKKPLQYYKRPEKPDAVYAKQIQELIGGTFGEMTVMMQYLFQGWNCRGPAKYRDMLLDVGTEEIGHIEMLATMIAHLLDKAPVSMQEEGFKDAVVGAVMGGSSPRDTIIGSMNPQHAIVSGLGALPSDSVGYPWNGRYIVASGNLLADFRSNLHAESQGRLQAVRLYEMSDDAGVKDTLSFMIARDTMHQNLWLAAIEDLESSGMETTPVPSSFPQELEKSEFAYQFWNHSEGTESSEGRWAKGKSMDGKGEFEYVANPQPLGPEPVPPPPEPKLHGTGMK
- a CDS encoding peptidylprolyl isomerase, whose product is MTRAIMETDKGTINLELFDADAPNTVKNFVDLAEKGFYDGLAFHRVIPNFMIQGGCPKGNGTGGPGYKIKCEINSKKHLAGTLSMAHAGRDTGGSQFFICHSPQSHLDGVHTTFGQTEDMSVVNAIRQGDKIISLKIEH
- a CDS encoding TldD/PmbA family protein; protein product: MIVTTSPALLSEDQALSVVEKAVKLSKAEEVFVSLSTGEESLSRFSENQISQNISKTVFSLSITSYFGNKSASAAVTEFDEDAIASAVKRSEELARIAPADPEWMPLLPPQTYDLRSPAFDAATATVSPLARAELVQQACARSSQGGAHGSGTLSTEASLYAIASSTGLHACNQSTKADFSFTARVEDGSSWAQSTAWSINELPIAELAEQVLDRAIASRNPRPITPGVYPVILEGAAFAGLLPWVIWGLDARAADEGRSFMSIADAEGKPAGNRAGEQLFSPLVQVQRDPAHPLLRSNTFFGDGLSNNYLEIIKDGVPQSLSYSRYWAAQKGKEAKGAYYPIVMTGSDQSLADLIAQTERGIFVSRAWYVRYVNPKTLEVTGMTRDGTFWIEDGKIAYPIKNLRFNQVLPDMLRDVDAVSAVKRYGGSVVPGVRVKAFNFTSITDSL